One genomic region from Streptomyces sp. NBC_00457 encodes:
- a CDS encoding PIN domain-containing protein yields MERLILDTGVLIAVERRKVLLDHVLADDDDPVIAAITAAELLQGVELADDTNRLARQSFVDAILATIPVEEHTVDIARAHARLLAHVRRAGQPRGAHDLIIAATALTTARTVVTYDKRARFDDLPGVRVRRL; encoded by the coding sequence GTGGAACGACTGATCCTGGACACCGGAGTATTGATCGCGGTCGAGCGCCGGAAAGTCCTTCTCGACCATGTGCTCGCGGACGATGACGACCCGGTGATCGCCGCCATCACGGCGGCGGAGTTGCTCCAGGGCGTCGAACTGGCGGACGACACTAACCGGCTTGCCCGCCAGTCATTCGTTGACGCCATCCTCGCCACGATTCCGGTCGAGGAGCACACCGTGGACATAGCGCGGGCTCATGCGCGGCTGCTCGCCCACGTACGCAGGGCCGGCCAGCCCAGGGGAGCCCACGATCTGATCATCGCGGCAACCGCCCTGACCACCGCACGCACAGTGGTCACCTACGACAAGCGAGCGCGCTTCGACGACCTTCCCGGTGTTCGTGTACGTCGGTTGTGA